Genomic window (Jeotgalibaca ciconiae):
ACAAGCAGAATACCTGAGCTGATTAAGGAAGAGAACTGCCTTAGAAAGACAATAAAGTCTTTCATTTTCAGACTTGCTCGCAGATTGATTTCCATATTCAAAATCGTATTTAACGGTTCCACTTCAAAGACAATTAAATTCATCAGGCGCAACTCATCCAAAGCTTCTTTTTTGCTGAAGCTTTCGATTTTTCCACGCATAATTTTCCCTTCTTTTGTCTTGGCTTTATAAGCAAATACAGCCATTGGTTTCCCTCCCTTCAGCTAAATATCTATATTAAATCGGCTAATTTTCTCTTCTTTTACCAGTCGGCTAATACTCATTTCCATGGTATGCATACTTTGGCTGGCTGAAGTTTGCAGAACATTTTGAATCTGATGCATTTTTTCACTGCGGATTAGATTCTTAACCGCGCTATTATTAATCAGCATTTCCGTCGCGGCTGTCCGTCCTGCTTCTTTGATAGTTGGAATCAATCGTTGCGATAAGACCCCAATTAAAACATTCGCCAGCATCATCCTAATCTGACTTCTCTGTTCAGCCGGGAAAACATCAATCATTCTTTCAATGCTCCCGATTGCGTTTGAAGTATGTAAGGTTCCCAGCACCAAATGACCTGTTTCAGATGCGGTTATTGCCGTAGAAATTGTCTCTAGGTCTCGCAATTCCCCCACTAAAATAACGTCAGGGTCTTGCCTTAGACTCGCTCGCAAACCACTCTTGAAAGAGAGGGTATCAAAACCAATTTCTCTTTGTTCAATAATCGATTTTTTGTGAGCATGTAAGTATTCAATCGGATCTTCTAATGTAATGATGTGCCGGGTCATTGTTTGATTCATATAATCGATTAACGATGCCAGTGTAGTACTTTTGCCACTTCCTGTTGGACCTGTTACTAGAAATAACCCATGAGGTTTTTCAACTAACTCTTTGGTAATCGCTGGAATCCCCAGGCTTTCAATGGTTGGAATTTCCGTTGAAATAATTCGAAAAGCTAGTGAAAGTGAACTTCTTTGATAAAAGACATTTACTCTAAAACGAGCAATCCCGTTAATACCATATGAAAAATCGAGCTCGCGCTTATCCTCCAAAATATCCTGCATATCTGCCGTTAAAATTTCTTGAACAAATAATTTTGTTACATCATGAGTAAGTTTTTTATTCTTTTGGGAAAGTAATTCACCATTAATCCTAAATATGGGCGGTGATCCAGCTACTAGATGGACATCTGAGGCATTCTTGTGATAGGCATCTGTTAGTATTTCATCTAGTTGTCTCATAAACTTTTTCCTCTACTCATCAGTTGATGCAACCCGCAGAACTTCTTCAAGAGTCGTCTTTCCAGCCTTTACTTTGATCAAACCATCATCAATTAAAAATCGTGTTCCTTTATCTCGAATATACTTCTTAAGTTCTTGAATAGAAGCGCGGTTCATCATCAGCTGTTTCATTTCTTCTGTCATAACAATTAACTCATGAATGGCCATCCGACCACGGTATCCCGTATGCCGGCAAGCGTCACAGCCTTTTCCAACTGTCAGCTCTTCGATTGTTTGATTTCGTCTTTCAAATATTTCTTTCTCCACAAGCGTTGCCGGTCGTGTATACTCACAGTCCTTACAAATCGTTTTTACTAGACGTTGCGCCACGACACCACTTAAAGCAGAAACAATGAGGTAAGACTCTATACCCATATCCAGCAAACGCGGAACTGCTTCGATTGCGCTGTTGGTATGCAAAGTACTAAAAACCAGGTGGCCGGTCAAAGCGGCACGAACACTATTTTCTGCCGTTTCCTTATCTCGGATTTCCCCCACCATAATAATGTTAGGGTCCTGACGTAAGATCGATCTTAATCCAGCTGCAAAAGTTAGCCCAATTTGACTATTAACTTGAACCTGGTTGATTCCTTCTAACTGATATTCAACCGGATCCTCAATAGTGATGATATTGCTGTCAGAATGGTTCAATTCGTTGATTGATCCATACAAAGTAGATGTTTTTCCTGAACCAGTTGGACCAGTCAGTAAAATCAATCCCGATGGTTGTTTAATCAATGACTTGTAATCGGCTAGAATATTCTCTTCCAGCCCGATATCATCCACTTTTTTAAAAACATTTGACATATCTAAAATACGAATAACGATTTTTTCACCATATACGGTTGGTAATGTTGAAATACGCAGGTTTACTTTTTTTCCTAAAACATTGGTATTAATCCGCCCATCCTGTGGTAATCTTGTCTCTGTAACATTCAAACCAGCCATAATCTTGATACGCGCCACTAAAGAATTCATCAATAATTTTGGTAAAGGACGTTCACTTTTCAGCAAGCCATCGATACGGTAGCGCACCATAACGTGATGTTCAGCTTGGTCTAAGTGAATATCAGAAGCTCTCAAGGACACACCTGTCTCCAACAACTGATTAAAGACTTTTACGGCCGGAGCATCTTCACCTTCAACATATTCAATTGAAACTTCTTCAGAGTCGTACAAGCGGTTGATGGTCTGCAATAAGTCATCTCTTGTTGCAATTACCGGGCGGACAATGTAACCAGTAGAAAACTCTAATTCTTCAATTGCATAAAAATCCAGCGGGTCATTCATCGCTACTACTAAACGTGTTTGTTCTTTTCTAATCGGAATCAATAACTTCGATCTTGCAAAATCTTTCGTTACCAAATCCGTTAATGAAACATCTATTGGGTATTGATAGAGCGAGACGCTTTCTAATTTCAGCTGAATCTCCAGTACATCCAGGAGCTGCTTCTCTGTTATATAGCCTTGTTCAACCAAAGCATCTCCTAACTTTTGTTCTTTCTTTTTTTGTTGAAGGACTTCCATGATTTGGCTTTCCGTTACGAGTCCCGCTTCTTTCAACAAATCCCCTAATTTTTTCTTTTCGAAAGCTGCCATATCCTCACCCCTTTTTACTTTGCTTCTACAATTGGTTCTGAACTTATTATATCTTCGGGAGATACTTCAACGCCACCATTTGACGACCCAGAAGTAAAGCTAGATGTGTCAATTTCTTTGTATCTCAATTGGCCTCCCCCATTCAAAGTAACTCTGTTGGCAATAATCGTTCCGTCGATATTGTATCCTGATTCTAATATGACATCAGAATTCGGTGCTATCATTACCATATTTGAGGACCTTCCTTTATTTCCACCTGTATAACTGACAGTCGGGTTATCCGTTAAAAAAACTCCGTTAATACTTGAATTCGTTATAGTAATATTCGCATTATTATTTACCGATACAATATTTCCTCTTATGGAGGTGATGTCACTGAAATTAGGTGAATCTCCAGTATATTTAAGTAATAGTTGATCAATTCTTCCAGACTGATTAATGAAAGATGCTTGGTTAAACTGAATTGAATTTGTCACTATAATCATCACACTGCCTTCTCCCACAATATCTAAATTCCCTGAAAGAACTGACAAATCATCAACAAGAATTATATAATTACCACCATTAGGATTTATCTTTAGAGTTTTACCTGAATCAATATCAATTTTAGGAACGTAGATATCTGACCTTAAAACTAAGTTATACTCATCAGCAATATAACTATTTAAATAAATACTTCCATCTTTCACAATATTATAGCTATTCCAATCATCAATACTTCTAACTTCATCATCTAACTTTTCTTCAATAATGGGTATCTTAGCTTCTACTGTTGCTGCTAAAATACTTCTATAATCTGTCCATGGAATCGTTACGTCCATCTGTGTAAATGCTTGAGTAGGGGCGTATATTTCAGAAGCATCTAACATATCTTCATAGCTGACTCCTTTTGGGTAAAAAATAGTCGCTTGATTTCCTCCTTGTCCTCCTGCCAACTTTA
Coding sequences:
- a CDS encoding type IV pilus twitching motility protein PilT, with amino-acid sequence MRQLDEILTDAYHKNASDVHLVAGSPPIFRINGELLSQKNKKLTHDVTKLFVQEILTADMQDILEDKRELDFSYGINGIARFRVNVFYQRSSLSLAFRIISTEIPTIESLGIPAITKELVEKPHGLFLVTGPTGSGKSTTLASLIDYMNQTMTRHIITLEDPIEYLHAHKKSIIEQREIGFDTLSFKSGLRASLRQDPDVILVGELRDLETISTAITASETGHLVLGTLHTSNAIGSIERMIDVFPAEQRSQIRMMLANVLIGVLSQRLIPTIKEAGRTAATEMLINNSAVKNLIRSEKMHQIQNVLQTSASQSMHTMEMSISRLVKEEKISRFNIDI
- a CDS encoding GspE/PulE family protein; the encoded protein is MAAFEKKKLGDLLKEAGLVTESQIMEVLQQKKKEQKLGDALVEQGYITEKQLLDVLEIQLKLESVSLYQYPIDVSLTDLVTKDFARSKLLIPIRKEQTRLVVAMNDPLDFYAIEELEFSTGYIVRPVIATRDDLLQTINRLYDSEEVSIEYVEGEDAPAVKVFNQLLETGVSLRASDIHLDQAEHHVMVRYRIDGLLKSERPLPKLLMNSLVARIKIMAGLNVTETRLPQDGRINTNVLGKKVNLRISTLPTVYGEKIVIRILDMSNVFKKVDDIGLEENILADYKSLIKQPSGLILLTGPTGSGKTSTLYGSINELNHSDSNIITIEDPVEYQLEGINQVQVNSQIGLTFAAGLRSILRQDPNIIMVGEIRDKETAENSVRAALTGHLVFSTLHTNSAIEAVPRLLDMGIESYLIVSALSGVVAQRLVKTICKDCEYTRPATLVEKEIFERRNQTIEELTVGKGCDACRHTGYRGRMAIHELIVMTEEMKQLMMNRASIQELKKYIRDKGTRFLIDDGLIKVKAGKTTLEEVLRVASTDE
- a CDS encoding PilX N-terminal domain-containing pilus assembly protein, which produces MKRKSTVVSGEEGSGLVLTLMVLLVLSVLGASIGVLTLGSFRLSDINRDDTSAYYIAEAGAKRAYEDVYVQVLAEYHNAQTENSFYNNVNSVISSIDGEVYQDFETQFGDSPEVAIEIKAGANPQEYIIQSTGIINRKKRVVEKKMTVKWFDKDSGGSLPELPKNASLLADKKINLLNGTLIGNAYISSKDKNSVKLAGGQGGNQATIFYPKGVSYEDMLDASEIYAPTQAFTQMDVTIPWTDYRSILAATVEAKIPIIEEKLDDEVRSIDDWNSYNIVKDGSIYLNSYIADEYNLVLRSDIYVPKIDIDSGKTLKINPNGGNYIILVDDLSVLSGNLDIVGEGSVMIIVTNSIQFNQASFINQSGRIDQLLLKYTGDSPNFSDITSIRGNIVSVNNNANITITNSSINGVFLTDNPTVSYTGGNKGRSSNMVMIAPNSDVILESGYNIDGTIIANRVTLNGGGQLRYKEIDTSSFTSGSSNGGVEVSPEDIISSEPIVEAK